The following proteins are co-located in the Leishmania donovani BPK282A1 complete genome, chromosome 26 genome:
- a CDS encoding aminopeptidase-like protein, whose amino-acid sequence MAAVHHVLPSSVRPTHYHITLSPDLENATFSAEVAIDVHIHEPTSTFVLNAVGLTFSDVSVRAGVGDGVKDAPLTVQSITESTEDQRISVQVDRAVTDAAQLRFRYTAAISDNLFAFYRSHYMYEGATSYVGATQMCPAEARRVFPCWDEPSVKATFALDITVRAKLQVWSNDVPRKVVQLPDGFARWEFRPAMVMSTYVVAWVIGELETTEVVVPRSAAAGVGQSGELALPSSVVIRAVTPRGKVEQARFALTVAAQVLPLYEECFQFPYVFPKLDLIALPNFAFGAMENWGCITFREQTLLASEEASAMQKERVAMVVAHELAHQWFGNLATMAWWTDLWLNESFATYMATWAVNKIFPEWVVDTQFVHDEGSRAFQLDAMRSSHPIELPVRDVREVDSIFDAISYSKGAMVLRMAAKFVGEKGFQRGLVDYLSRYAYASATSLQLWEALSGPAAPNLKEVLHSWTREQGYPYVLAAHDAATGKLALSQRRFFVLSDVAVDDDAPLWRIPIFYTYGTAGGEVKTRSVVLADPTMSVSIDGAVWVKVNSNQIAFCRVQYTAEMLRGLVGPLTAKIINSTDRYSILADYAAFARGGYCDTVQVIDFLSHYHSEDDYTVWCEVAQFEKDLRSILAGSSPEVRAAFNDFCNRLYSPAMQRLGLQPRRGDGHRTQQARLLIFSRLLSCSNVEATTVARDLYDKRTTSAISPDMLGYVYAVHINTHGAAAMAEVQELIAKTTYAEERAQYLGALAAVAEPSIDVPKLMDYLLSDAVNSQDMFTVMLGLAEGAQTQIIFVQQLMDKWRRLAQKAPSVLLARMLKLVEHSSDEALVAPLRCFFDGLPEEMQSRTRMSFEQGLEGLLCNAAWAARDGARIAHYLLHKGAP is encoded by the coding sequence ATGGCCGCTGTTCACCACGTTCTACCGAGCAGTGTGCGACCGACGCACTACCACATCACCCTCTCTCCAGATCTCGAAAACGCCACCTTCTCGGCTGAGGTGGCCATCGACGTGCACATCCATGAGCCCACAAGCACCTTCGTGCTGAATGCCGTGGGATTAACGTTTTCTGACGTCTCAgtgcgcgccggcgtgggCGACGGCGTTAAGGATGCTCCGCTGACTGTGCAGAGCATCACGGAGTCGACGGAGGATCAGCGCATATCTGTGCAGGTTGATCGGGCAGTCACTGATGCCGCTCAGCTGCGGTTTCGCTACACGGCGGCCATCAGCGACAATCTCTTCGCTTTCTACCGCAGCCACTACATGTACGAGGGCGCCACATCGTACGTGGGGGCGACTCAGATGTGCCCTGCGGAGGCCCGCCGTGTCTTCCCCTGCTGGGATGAGCCCTCTGTGAAAGCAACATTTGCCCTGGACATAACCGTCCGTGCGAAGCTGCAGGTGTGGAGCAACGACGTTCCGCGcaaggtggtgcagctgccagACGGCTTCGCACGTTGGGAATTCCGCCCTGCCATGGTCATGTCCACCTACGTCGTCGCCTGGGTGATTGGGGAGCTTGAGAcgacggaggtggtggtgccacggagcgctgccgcaggggTTGGCCAAAGTGGCGAACTGGCAttgccctcctccgtcgtcATCCGTGCGGTCACCCCACGCGGCAAGGTTGAGCAGGCGCGATTCGCGCTGACGGTGGCCGCGCAAGTGCTGCCGCTCTACGAGGAGTGCTTCCAGTTCCCGTATGTCTTCCCAAAACTGGACCTCATCGCACTGCCCAACTTTGCCTTTGGGGCTATGGAGAACTGGGGCTGCATCACGTTCCGCGAGCAGACACTACTGGCCtcggaggaggcgagcgccATGCAGAAAGAGCGGGTcgcgatggtggtggcgcatGAGCTGGCCCATCAGTGGTTCGGCAACTTGGCGACTATGGCCTGGTGGACCGACCTGTGGCTGAACGAGTCCTTCGCCACCTACATGGCCACGTGGGCGGTGAACAAGATCTTTCCCGAGTGGGTGGTGGACACGCAGTTCGTGCACGACGAGGGAAGCCGGGCGTTCCAGCTGGACGCTATGCGCTCCTCGCACCCCATCGAGTTGCCGGTGCGGGATGTGCGAGAGGTGGACAGCATTTTCGATGCCATCAGCTACTCCAAGGGAGCCATGGTGCTGCGCATGGCGGCCAAGTTCGTTGGCGAGAAAGGATTTCAGCGCGGCCTGGTCGACTATCTTTCTCGCTACGCCTACGCGTCGGCTacatcgctgcagctgtgggAGGCCCTCTCcggccctgcagcgccgaaTTTAAAAGAGGTCCTTCACAGCTGGACGAGAGAGCAGGGGTACCCGTATGTGCTGGCCGCACACGACGCAGCAACCGGTAAActggcgctgtcgcagcggcgcttcttCGTCCTGAGCGACGTGGCGGTAGACGACGACGCTCCACTGTGGAGGATTCCCATTTTTTACACATACGGGACCGCGGGTGGGGAGGTCAAGACCCGGTCCGTCGTGCTTGCAGACCCCACCATGTCCGTCTCGATTGACGGCGCGGTGTGGGTGAAGGTGAACTCGAACCAGATCGCCTTTTGCCGTGTTCAGTACACGGCAGAGATGCTGCGCGGGCTCGTGGGTCCGCTTACCGCGAAGATCATCAATTCCACGGACCGCTACTCCATCCTCGCGGACTACGCGGCCTTCGCGCGCGGAGGCTACTGCGACACGGTGCAGGTCATTGATTTTCTCTCTCATTACCATAGCGAGGACGACTATACGGTGTGGTGCGAGGTGGCCCAGTTCGAGAAGGACCTGCGCAGCATCCTCGCCGGCAGCTCACcggaggtgcgcgccgcATTCAACGACTTCTGCAATCGTCTCTACTCCccggcgatgcagcggctcGGCTTGCAGCCACGCCGGGGAGACGGTCACCGCACCCAGCAAGCGCGCCTCCTAATCTTCTCTCGGCTGCTCTCGTGCAGCAACGTCGAGGCCACGACGGTGGCACGCGACCTGTACGACAAGCGCACCACGAGCGCCATTTCGCCTGACATGCTTGGTTACGTGTACGCTGTACATATCAACAcccacggcgcggcggcgatggccgaGGTGCAGGAACTCATCGCCAAAACCACATACGCGGAGGAACGGGCGCAGTACCTTGGCGCactcgcggcggtggcggagccGTCCATTGACGTGCCGAAGCTGATGGACTATCTTCTCTCGGATGCGGTGAACAGTCAGGACATGTTCACGGTGATGCTCGGCTTGGCGGAGggcgcacagacgcagatCATCTTCGTTCAGCAGCTGATGGACAAGTGGCGACGCCTGGCTCAGAAGGCGCCATccgtgctgctggcgagGATGCTGAAGCTGGTTgagcacagcagcgacgaggcgctggtggcgccactgcgctgcttcttcgACGGCTTGCCTGAAGAAATGCAGTCTCGCACTCGCATGTCCTTCGAGCAGGGCTTGGAGGGCCTTCTGTGCAACGCGGCATGGGCCGCTCGCGATGGTGCCCGCATTGCCCACTATCTACTGCACAAGGGAGCCCCTTGA
- a CDS encoding 6-phosphofructo-2-kinase/fructose-2,6-biphospha ta se1-like protein has translation MSEASPPPVVATASSAVAPQPFGGAETSRKRRLKPISFHRMAMIQEEIARIDKHLEALEASESKVVDPDPVGQHNLTTEDVIDPVVLHMLTVELCQLAASGDAVGARILLTGGADPNSRDYDGRTLLHIACMNGRLSVVTVLLEFGADASLLDRDGNTPLEVAEENGFGDVAQLLSGYFDAEANAVPDSFTGKPPSFESTPVSMHQPDFSAVPQPMLGSLIVIMVGLPGRGKTYVAEQIRRYFQWNGLTCKIFSHQACRRRVERAMTDRADRGDDVSSPTGATELEFRISKELAHDLTTYICKTSGVAILDGTQTTHARRQYLLRAIRDTRLINMTRVVFVELVNNNKETIHRNILRAKEMFPNTPEDFVDRYYEVIKQHKAVYKTLNPLTDCDMPYIRIEDTQTYSLNMITGWMPSRLAFMLHNLSPTPMNLYLTRAGEYVDLLSDRIGGNSRLTERGRAYSRALFEYFQKEIPSTTALTVMTSCAKRCTQTVHYFAEESIKCQSTANPASGQEEGKPSLRCRVLYFPTLDDINHGDCEGQLLSDVLRTMPNTLQSMKADPYYTAWPNGECIHQVFNSRLEPHIHDIQASTTPVLVASHLHLLQGLYSYFVTDGDNIVAPQNAFQIDIPFEHVIKIRMVGLNRVAELIHLSEAVDAILRSDTELYT, from the coding sequence ATGTCCGAGGCGTCGCCACCCCCGGTGGTGGCGACCGCGAGTTCGGCGGTGGCCCCGCAGCCCTTCGGTGGCGCCGAGACCtcgaggaagcggcgccTGAAGCCTATTTCCTTTCACCGCATGGCCATGATCCAGGAGGAGATCGCGCGCATTGACAAGCAtctggaggcgctggaggcgagcgagagcaAAGTCGTCGATCCTGACCCGGTTGGGCAGCATAACCTCACCACCGAAGACGTCATCGACCCCGTTGTGCTGCACATGCTCACCGTGGAGCTGTGCCAACTGGCGGCCTCTGGCGACGCCGTGGGTGCCCGAATTCTACTGACCGGCGGCGCAGATCCCAACAGTCGCGACTACGATGGCCGTACACTGCTGCATATTGCATGCATGAACGGTCGCCTCTCAGTGGTGACCGTGCTCCTTGAATTCGGCGCAgatgcgtcgctgctggaCCGCGACGGCAACACTCCTCTTGAAGTAGCGGAGGAGAACGGCTtcggcgacgtcgcgcagctgctgtctGGCTACTTCGACGCGGAGGCCAACGCCGTGCCCGACTCCTTCACCGGGAAGCCGCCCTCCTTCGAGTCTACACCTGTGTCGATGCACCAGCCAGACTTTTCTGCCGTCCCGCAGCCCATGCTCGGGTCGCTCATTGTCATTATGGTCGGGCTTCCCGGGCGTGGCAAGACGTATGTGGCGGAGCAAATCCGGCGCTACTTTCAGTGGAACGGGCTCACGTGCAAGATCTTCTCGCATCAggcgtgccgccgtcgtgttGAGCGGGCCATGACGGACCGGGCGGACAGAGGCGACGACGTGTCATCGCCGACCGGCGCGACCGAGCTTGAGTTTCGAATCTCCAAGGAGCTGGCGCACGACCTCACCACCTACATCTGCAAGACCAGCGGTGTCGCCATCCTCGACGGCACGCAGACGACACATGCACGACGGCAGTACCTGCTACGCGCGATTCGCGACACGCGCCTCATCAACATGACGCGCGTCGTCTTTGTGGAGCTGGTGAACAACAACAAGGAGACGATCCACCGCAACATCCTGCGCGCCAAGGAGATGTTTCCGAACACGCCAGAGGACTTCGTGGACCGCTATTACGAGGTCATCAAGCAACACAAGGCGGTGTACAAGACACTCAATCCTCTTACGGACTGCGACATGCCCTATATTCGCATTGAGGATACTCAGACGTACTCGCTGAACATGATCACTGGTTGGATGCCGAGTCGCCTCGCCTTCATGCTGCACAATCTCAGTCCAACCCCCATGAACTTGTACCTCACTCGCGCTGGCGAGTACGTGGACTTGCTGAGCGACCGCATAGGCGGGAACTCGCGCCTCACCGAGCGGGGCCGCGCCTACAGCCGCGCCCTCTTCGAATACTTCCAAAAGGAAATTCCGTCAACGACGGCCTTGACCGTCATGACGAGCTGCGCGAAGCGGTGTACGCAGACGGTGCACTACTTTGCGGAAGAGTCCATCAAGTGCCAATCAACTGCGAACCCCGCCTCGgggcaggaggagggcaaaCCGTCTCTGCGCTGTCGAGTCTTGTACTTTCCTACCCTGGACGACATCAACCACGGCGACTGCGAAGGGCAACTGCTGTCTGATGTCCTGCGAACCATGCCGAACACGTTGCAGTCCATGAAGGCGGATCCATACTACACAGCGTGGCCGAATGGCGAGTGCATTCACCAAGTCTTTAACTCGCGACTCGAGCCCCACATTCACGACATCCAAGCCAGCACCACCCCCGTGCTCGTCGCCTctcacctccacctcttGCAGGGCCTCTACTCGTACTTTGTGACGGACGGCGACAACATCGTCGCCCCGCAGAACGCGTTCCAGATTGATATCCCGTTCGAGCACGTCATAAAGATCCGCATGGTCGGCCTCAACCGTGTCGCCGAGCTTATTCACCTTTCTGAGGCCGTTGATGCCATACTGCGGAGTGACACGGAACTGTATACATGA
- a CDS encoding C-1-tetrahydrofolate synthase, cytoplasmic, putative, whose protein sequence is MPSAQIIDGKAIAAAIRSELKDKVAALRELYGGRVPGLASIIVGQRMDSKKYVQLKHKAAAEVGMASFNVELPEDISQEVLEANVEKLNNDPNCHGIIVQLPLPKHLNENTTIEKIHPRKDADALLPVNVGLLHYKGREPPFTPCTAKGVIVLLKRCGIEMAGKRAVVLGRSNIVGAPVAALLMKENATVTIVHSGTSTEDTIDYLRTADIVIAAMGQPGYVKGEWIKEGAAVVDVGTTPVPDPSKKEGYRLVGDVCFEEAAERAAWISPVPGGVGPMTIAMLLENTLEGFKTALGVS, encoded by the coding sequence ATGCCGTCTGCTCAGATCATTGACGGCAAGGCGATTGCGGCAGCCATCCGCAGTGAGCTGAAGGATAAGGTGGCGGCCTTGAGGGAGCTTTACGGCGGCAGGGTGCCAGGGCTCGCCTCCATCATCGTGGGGCAGCGTATGGACTCGAAAAAGTACGTTCAGCTGAAGCACAAAGCCGCAGCGGAGGTTGGGATGGCCAGCTTCAACGTTGAACTGCCCGAGGACATTTCGCAGGAGGTGCTCGAGGCCAACGTTGAGAAGCTCAACAACGACCCAAACTGCCACGGCATCATTGTCCAGCTGCCTTTGCCGAAGCATCTCAATGAAAACACAACCATTGAGAAGATTCACCCACGCAAGGAcgccgatgcgctgctgcccgtcAACGTCGGGCTGCTCCACTACAAGGGCAGGGAGCCGCCCTTCACCCCCTGCACGGCGAAGGGCGTCATTGTGCTCTTGAAGCGCTGTGGTATCGAGATGGCTGGCAAACGCGCGGTCGTGCTGGGCCGCAGCAACATTGTTGGCGCTCCAGTTGCCGCGCTCCTCATGAAGGAAAACGCCACTGTCACCATTGTTCACTCGGGCACATCGACAGAGGACACGATCGATTACCTGcgcaccgccgacatcgtCATCGCGGCGATGGGCCAGCCCGGGTACGTCAAGGGGGAGTGGATCAAGGAGGGGGCCGCCGTTGTGGATGTCGGCACGACGCCCGTACCGGACCCATCGAAGAAAGAGGGCTATCGTCTCGTCGGTGATGTCTGCTTCGAGGAGGCTGCGGAGCGCGCAGCGTGGATCTCACCGGTGCCCGGTGGTGTTGGCCCCATGACGATTGCCATGCTTCTCGAGAACACTCTCGAGGGCTTCAAGACCGCGTTGGGCGTATCCTAG